The genomic stretch CATTTTTTTTAACCTTTCCATTAATTTATTTTAAAAGTCCCCTGCAATTCTTTTGATTGATATCGTTGACCCGATAAACTAAACATCCTGGATCCGTGCCTTTTCAATAATTATCTTTTTATTATCTCCGCTTAAAAAAAATGCGCCGGGATAGGGGCTGCATTGTGCCCGTATAAAATTGTAAATACTTAGTGCCGGTTTGCTAAAATCTATCTGGCCATCAGCAGGACTTCGCTGTGGATATATCCTTATCTTTCCTGGGTCCTGTTTTGTAAACGTATTCTTATCACCAAGTTCAAAGGCTTTATTCAATATACGGATGGATGATTCAGTTGCCTTTTGATATACCTCCCTGATCGAATCTTCGAAAAGGATCGGGAACTCATCCTGCAAAATGATGTCGCCATTATCTACGCCATCATCAAGCTTAAATAAGGTTACTCCTGTTGTTGTTTGCCCTTCCATTATTGCCCATACCAGGGGAGCGCCTCCTGCATAATCGGGAAGCAGGGATGCATGTATTCCCCAGGCGCCAAATTTAGCCAGTGACCTGACAACCTGTGGGACCATATAATACCAACCTAAAACAAGGATAACATCTAACTCCAGTCTTTTAATAAACGCCGAGTGATCCTGTAACCTTTTACCTTTTTCGCCGGTTATATAATGAAAAGGAATATCCCGTTCTTTTGCATGCGCTTCCATATCGGCAAAATTGGAATTCGTTATCAACGATTCGCTATAGCTTATTTTGAACTGTTGGGGTATTGAGAAGACCGCCGCAATTTCAACTTCCTTGTTCTGTATGATATGCAGGAACAACTCTTCACTATATTTCGTGCAACCCAGGAATGCAACTCTCATTATTCTATTTTTCATTGTTCAGAAATAACCTGCACCACCATTCAAAATTCATGAAGCTCCATAACAACAACCGGTGATTAATTCTTTTTTCGCAATGCTCATAGATCGTTTTTTCTATGAAGGCTGGCTGTATGAACTGGTGACAAGCGATATTCTTTCCCAGCAACAATTCCTTCACATACGCTGCATTTTCGCCACGGTACCAACTCTCATCCGGTGCACTAAAGCCCTGCTTTTTACGGTTAATGATCTTTTCGGGAAGGATATGGCTCATGGCATTCCTCAGCACATTCTTGCCATCGCTATACTGCTGGAACTGTGCTCGTTTATTCCCGGCAAAGTTCTCATCGATCCGTTTCATATCCTCGAGGTTGGCCAACTTATATTTTACCGGTATCTTCTGTGCGAAATTAACCAGCTCATTA from Chitinophagaceae bacterium encodes the following:
- a CDS encoding methionyl-tRNA formyltransferase; its protein translation is MRVAFLGCTKYSEELFLHIIQNKEVEIAAVFSIPQQFKISYSESLITNSNFADMEAHAKERDIPFHYITGEKGKRLQDHSAFIKRLELDVILVLGWYYMVPQVVRSLAKFGAWGIHASLLPDYAGGAPLVWAIMEGQTTTGVTLFKLDDGVDNGDIILQDEFPILFEDSIREVYQKATESSIRILNKAFELGDKNTFTKQDPGKIRIYPQRSPADGQIDFSKPALSIYNFIRAQCSPYPGAFFLSGDNKKIIIEKARIQDV